The window TACTAAAAGCAATCAAGAAAAGAAAGGGAATATTTATGATATTTCCCGAGGGGTCCAGGATTAAAGAGAAAAAGGTATTTTCTAAAGGTGGCATTTTTTTAGCGCAAAAACTCAATCTTCCCATTATCCCGACTAAAATAGAAGGGACGAGAGAGATTATGCCGCCAGGTACAATCGTGGTAAGAAAAGGTAAGGTTATTGTTCATTTTAAAGAAAAGATAATGCCTCAAGGAAACATAGACGAAATTGCAGAAAGGGTGCATGAGGAGATAAGATGACAACTTCACAAGTTGCCGTAAAAATTCTAAAGGAGGTTTTTGTGAGAAAGCTTTTGTTGCTTTTCGTATGTTTGGTCTTGAGTAGTTGTGCTTCTGTGCATGCTGTTTACACGCCATACAGGGGATATACAGAGGAGGGTATTGCTTCCTGGTATGGTGCTAAATTTCATGGAAGGAGAACATCCAGCGGGGAAATCTATAACATGTATGCTCATACTGCAGCTCATAAAACCTTACCATTGGGAACAACGGTTAAAGTAAAGAACTTAAACAATCAAAAGCAAACAGTGGTGCGTATAAATGACAGAGGACCATTTGTGGAGGGAAGAATTATCGACCTATCTTATTCTGCTGCAAGAGATATAGATATGGTTTCTACCG is drawn from Deltaproteobacteria bacterium and contains these coding sequences:
- a CDS encoding septal ring lytic transglycosylase RlpA family protein, coding for MTTSQVAVKILKEVFVRKLLLLFVCLVLSSCASVHAVYTPYRGYTEEGIASWYGAKFHGRRTSSGEIYNMYAHTAAHKTLPLGTTVKVKNLNNQKQTVVRINDRGPFVEGRIIDLSYSAARDIDMVSTGTAPVRITVLYPTEVYKAMKKELFTVQVGSFSSYTYALLLKRKIDKHFPYVYLKKFFDGQNVYWRVRVGKYNDRGSADICSAKLRQLGFPTFITASD